Within Pseudothermotoga sp., the genomic segment TCGCTCATCATTGTCGGACACCACCCGGATTGTCAACAACGCGTTTTCTCCTTATCAAAGGCCATACCAAGAAGAAAGCTGAAAGTATGATGAAAACCCAGCTCAAAGGTCTTGTCACAAAGATCATCCAAGGCTGTGGCAATTTTCTTCCTATCAAAAGTCCTTGGACAAGTCCGGTCTCGATTATGGGACCGAGTATCAAACCTAAGGTTATTGGACCAGCTTCGAAACCGAGTTTCCTCAACACAAAGCCTAGCACGCCCAATATCAACATCATATACACATCGGATATGTTGTTACTCACGCAGTAAGAACCAACCATAGTTAGAAAGATCACTACTGGCGCAAGTAAACTCAAAGGTATCTTTGTGATGATCTTCGTCATACCTTTTCCAAATGCCAAACCGATTGGTACCATCACAAACGTTGCCATGATGACACCCGCTATGAATGTGTAAACCACGTCGGCTTTTCTCGTGAACAGTTCCGCACCAGGTCTTAGACCTTGTATCAAGAGTGCTCCGTAGAGGATAGCATCGACTGGAGTACCAGGTACTCCGAGCGTCATTAAAGGAACGAATCCCCCTCCCACCACGGCATTGTTGGATGTTTCTGTTGCGATGACGCCCTCAGGTATACCAGTGCCAAATTTTTCGGGATGTTTCGAGGCTCTCACAGCTTCGCTGTAAGCCACTAGATTGGCTATGTTTCCACCAGCACCCGGGAGTACACCTATGATGAAACCGATCACTGAAGCCCTCAGGAGATCAACTTGCTTTTTCA encodes:
- a CDS encoding tripartite tricarboxylate transporter permease, which codes for PPEYFWLGIFGLTVISSLSRGNVLKGFIGGFIGVILSTIGVAPVGGNVRFTFNVPELISGVGLIPALVGLFCIPEVIEMILNRSQKHLYQEAKVEKGLFVKTFINVMKKQVDLLRASVIGFIIGVLPGAGGNIANLVAYSEAVRASKHPEKFGTGIPEGVIATETSNNAVVGGGFVPLMTLGVPGTPVDAILYGALLIQGLRPGAELFTRKADVVYTFIAGVIMATFVMVPIGLAFGKGMTKIITKIPLSLLAPVVIFLTMVGSYCVSNNISDVYMMLILGVLGFVLRKLGFEAGPITLGLILGPIIETGLVQGLLIGRKLPQPWMIFVTRPLSWVFIILSAFFLVWPLIRRKRVVDNPGGVRQ